In Vitis vinifera cultivar Pinot Noir 40024 chromosome 11, ASM3070453v1, a genomic segment contains:
- the LOC100266280 gene encoding glycine dehydrogenase (decarboxylating), mitochondrial — MERARRLANRAILRRVVAESKRHLHISSSSPALVDSSSSFRSVSSMSLLRSHLILGSNVRNATGSGVGSQLRSISVESLRPSDTFPRRHNSATPQEESSMAETCGFSSLDALIDATVPKSIRIGSMKFSKLDEGLTESQMIEHMNQLAAKNKVYKSFIGMGYYGTLVPHVILRNIMENPGWYTQYTPYQAEISQGRLESLLNYQTMVSDLTGLPMSNASLLDEGTAAAEAMAMCNNIQKGMKKTFLIANNCHPQTIDVCKTRADGFGLKVVTLDLKDFDYKSGDVCGVLVQYPGTEGEVLDYGEFIKKAHANGVKVVMASDLLALTILKPPGELGADIVVGSAQRFGVPMGYGGPHAAFLATSQEYKRMMPGRIIGVSVDSSGKPALRMAMQTREQHIRRDKATSNICTAQALLANMSAMYAVYHGPEGLKTIAQRVHGLAATFAYGLKKLGTVDPQGIPFFDTVKIKCSDSRAIADAAYKKEMNLRILDSNTITVSFDETTTLEDVDKLFKVFSCGKPVTFTAASLAPEVDTMIPPGLVRESSYLTHPIFNSYHTEHELLRYIHRLQAKDLSLCHSMIPLGSCTMKLNATTEMMPVTWPSFANIHPFAPIDQAQGYQEMFNDLGELLCTITGFDSFSLQPNAGAAGEYAGLMVIRAYHLARGDHHRNVCIIPVSAHGTNPASAAMCGMKIVAVGTDAKGNINIKELRKAAEANRDNLSALMVTYPSTHGVYEEGIDEICKIIHENGGQVYMDGANMNAQVGLTSPGWIGADVCHLNLHKTFCIPHGGGGPGMGPIGVKKHLAPFLPAHPVVPTGGIPSSENAQPLGTISAAPWGSALILPISYTYIAMMGSKGLTEASKIAILKANYMAKRLEDHYPILFRGINGTVAHEFIIDLRGFKNTAGIEPEDVAKRLMDYGFHGPTMSWPVPGTLMIEPTESESKAELDRFCDALISIREEIAQIEKGKADPNNNVLKGAPHPQSLLMQDAWTKPYSREYAAFPASWLRAAKFWPSTGRVDNVYGDRNLTCTLLSPSQAAEEQKAAATA, encoded by the exons ATGGAACGAGCTCGGCGGCTCGCGAACAGGGCGATCCTCAGGCGGGTCGTGGCCGAGTCGAAGCGGCATCTCCACATCTCATCTTCTTCCCCTGCATTGGTAGACTCTTCTTCGAGTTTCAGGTCTGTCTCTTCTATGTCTCTGTTGAGATCCCATTTGATATTGGGATCGAATGTGAGAAATGCAACTGGGTCTGGTGTCGGGTCGCAGCTCAGATCGATATCGGTTGAGTCGCTGAGGCCCAGTGACACCTTCCCTCGTCGTCATAACTCTGCAACCCCACAGGAAGAATCCAGTATGGCTGAAACTTGTGGGTTTTCGAGTCTTGATGCTCTTATTGATGCCACTGTCCCCAAATCGATCCGGATTGGGTCAATGAAATTTTCGAAGTTGGATGAGGGGCTCACGGAGAGCCAGATGATTGAGCACATGAACCAATTGGCAGCAAAGAATAAGGTCTACAAGTCTTTTATAGGGATGGGTTATTATGGAACTCTTGTGCCTCATGTGATCTTGAGGAACATTATGGAAAACCCGGGTTGGTATACTCAGTACACGCCTTATCAAGCTGAGATATCGCAAGGGAGGCTTGAGTCTTTGCTCAATTATCAGACCATGGTTTCAGATCTTACTGGGTTACCCATGTCTAATGCTTCTTTACTTGATGAGGGGACAGCGGCAGCTGAGGCAATGGCCATGTGTAATAACATCcagaaagggatgaagaagaCATTTCTTATTGCCAACAACTGCCATCCTCAGACAATTGATGTTTGCAAGACTAGAGCTGATGGGTTTGGTCTTAAAGTAGTTACTTTGGATCTTAAAGATTTTGATTATAAATCTGGTGATGTTTGTGGGGTTCTGGTTCAGTATCCAGGTACTGAGGGTGAGGTTTTGGATTATGGGGAATTCATAAAGAAGGCACATGCTAATGGGGTTAAGGTTGTGATGGCATCGGATCTTTTAGCATTGACAATTTTAAAGCCTCCAGGTGAATTGGGGGCAGATATTGTTGTAGGCTCAGCTCAGAGGTTTGGTGTTCCAATGGGGTATGGGGGCCCTCATGCAGCATTCTTGGCTACTTCCCAAGAGTACAAAAGGATGATGCCAGGAAGAATTATTGGCGTCAGCGTTGATTCGAGTGGAAAGCCTGCTCTGCGAATGGCAATGCAGACAAGGGAGCAACATATCCGAAGGGACAAAGCCACCAGCAATATCTGCACTGCTCAG GCATTGCTTGCAAACATGTCTGCTATGTATGCGGTTTATCATGGACCAGAAGGCCTTAAGACAATTGCACAAAGGGTCCATGGTCTAGCAGCAACTTTTGCTTATGGTTTGAAGAAGCTTGGCACAGTGGATCCTCAGGGAATTCCCTTCTTTGACACTGTGAAGATCAAGTGTTCTGATTCAAGGGCGATTGCTGATGCTGCTTACAAGAAGGAAATGAATTTGCGGATTTTGGACTCAAATACT ATAACTGTTTCTTTTGATGAGACAACAACATTAGAGGATGTGGACAAGCTTTTCAAAGTGTTCTCTTGTGGCAAGCCA GTGACCTTCACCGCTGCATCTCTTGCACCAGAGGTTGATACCATGATCCCACCTGGGCTTGTAAGAGAAAGTTCATATTTGACTCATCCAATCTTCAACTC GTACCACACGGAGCATGAGCTACTCAGATACATTCATAGATTGCAAGCGAAGGATCTCTCTTTATGCCACAGTATGATTCCTCTGGGATCTTGTACTATGAAATTGAATGCAACAACTGAGATGATGCCAGTGACTTGGCCTAGCTTTGCTAACATCCACCCTTTTGCTCCTATTGACCAAGCCCAGGGGTATCAG gaGATGTTCAATGATTTGGGTGAACTATTGTGTACCATCACTGGATTCGACTCGTTCTCTCTGCAACCTAATGCTGGTGCTGCAGGGGAGTATGCTGGGCTAATGGTTATCCGTGCTTACCATCTG GCTAGAGGAGATCATCACCGCAACGTGTGCATTATACCTGTCTCTGCACACGGGACCAACCCTGCCAGTGCAGCAATGTGTGGAATGAAAATTGTTGCTGTTGGAACTGATGCCAAAGGCAACATCAACATCAAGGAGTTAAGAAAGGCAGCTGAAGCAAATAGGGACAATCTATCTGCTCTTATG GTCACTTATCCTTCGACCCACGGTGTCTACGAGGAAGGTATTGATGAGATATGCAAGATAATTCATGAGAATGGGGGTCAAGTTTACATGGATGGAGCTAACATGAATGCACAG GTTGGTTTGACAAGCCCAGGTTGGATTGGAGCAGATGTCTGCCATCTTAATCTTCATAAGACATTTTGCATTCCCCATGGTGGAGGTGGTCCAGGCATGGGTCCCATTGGTGTGAAGAAACACTTGGCACCATTTCTACCAGCACATCCTGTG GTTCCCACAGGGGGCATACCATCATCAGAAAATGCTCAGCCACTGGGTACTATCTCTGCTGCACCTTGGGGCTCTGCACTTATTTTGCCGATTTCATACACCTACATTGCCATGATGGGGTCTAAGGGACTCACTGAAGCCTCAAAGATTGCGATCCTGAAAGCAAACTACATGGCCAAACGCTTGGAG GACCATTACCCAATCCTTTTCCGTGGCATCAATGGCACGGTTGCCCATGAATTCATAATTGATTTAAGGGGCTTCAAG AATACTGCTGGAATAGAGCCTGAAGATGTTGCTAAACGTCTCATGGATTATGGGTTCCATGGGCCAACAATGTCCTGGCCAGTACCAGGAACACTCATGATTGAACCCACTGAAAGTGAAAGCAAG GCAGAGTTAGACAGATTTTGTGATGCCCTGATATCCATCAGAGAGGAAATTGCTCAGATTGAGAAAGGGAAAGCTGATCCTAACAACAATGTTCTCAAG GGTGCTCCACATCCACAATCACTCCTGATGCAGGATGCATGGACAAAACCATATTCACGGGAATATGCAGCCTTTCCAGCTTCCTGGCTCCGAGCAGCCAAGTTCTGGCCTTCAACTG GACGTGTGGACAATGTGTATGGTGACCGCAACCTCACTTGTACCCTTCTTTCACCATCCCAGGCAGCGGAAGAACAGAAGGCGGCAGCTACAGCATAG
- the LOC100261071 gene encoding enhanced ethylene response protein 5 has protein sequence MAYLSMGEAHRRITEYLNRFSDAVLTQDGSSLKQLLSISSNSPLLLSLADALNLFHDSNRLLKQSDRFSQISEIVSPLFRSIQNFRLGNLLDSYNAFEKAANAFIQEFRNWESAWALEALYVIAYEIRVLAERADRELASVGKTPEKLKGAGSFLMKVFGVLAGKGPKRVGALYVTCQLFKIYFKLGTVHLCRSVIRSIETARIFDFEEFPIRDKVTYMYYTGRLEVFNENFPAADQKLSYALMHCNPHREANIRMILKYLIPVKLSIGILPKNWLLEKYNLIEYSNIVQALKRGDLRLLRHALQEHEDRFLRSGVYLVLEKLELQVYQRLVKKIYFIQKQKDPSKAHQLKLEVIVKALKWLEMDMDVDEVECIMSILIYKNLMKGYFAHKSKVVVLSKQDPFPKLNGKPVNS, from the exons ATGGCGTATCTGAGCATGGGAGAAGCGCACAGGAGAATCACGGAGTATCTAAATCGCTTCTCCGACGCCGTTTTGACCCAGGACGGATCTTCTCTAAAGCAACTCCTCTCCATCTCCTCCAACTCTCCTCTTCTCCTCTCCCTCGCCGACGCTCTCAACCTCTTCCACGACTCCAATCGGCTGCTTAAGCAATCCGATCGCTTCTCTCAGATTTCCGAGATTGTCTCCCCCCTCTTTCGCTCTATCCAGAATTTCAGACTCGGCAACTTGCTCGATTCCTACAACGCGTTCGAAAAAGCCGCCAA TGCTTTCATTCAGGAGTTTCGGAATTGGGAGTCGGCGTGGGCGTTGGAGGCTTTGTATGTCATTGCTTACGAAATTAGGGTTCTTGCCGAGAGA GCTGATAGAGAGTTGGCTTCAGTTGGGAAGACACCAGAGAAATTGAAGGGAGCTGGTTCATTCCTGATGAAAGTTTTTGGAGTGCTTGCT GGGAAGGGCCCAAAACGTGTTGGAGCATTGTATGTGACTTGccaattattcaaaatttacttCAAG CTTGGTACTGTTCATCTTTGCCGAAGTGTGATAAGAAGCATTGAAACTGCTcgaatatttgattttgaggaGTTTCCAATCAGAGATAag GTCACATACATGTATTATACTGGTCGCTTGgaagtttttaatgaaaacttTCCTGCT GCTGATCAGAAGTTATCTTATGCCTTAATGCATTGCAATCCGCATCGTGAAGCTAATATAAG GATGATCCTGAAATATCTGATTCCTGTGAAGCTTTCAATAGGCATCTTGCCTAAAAATTGGCTCCTGGAGAAGTATAACCTGATTGAG TACAGTAACATTGTACAAGCTCTAAAAAGGGGTGATCTGCGACTTCTTCGACATGCTCTCCAAGAGCATGAGGACAG GTTCTTAAGGTCTGGTGTTTATCTTGTCCTCGAGAAGCTAGAGCTCCAAGTTTACCAGAGATTGGTAAAGAAAAT CTACTTCATCCAAAAGCAGAAGGACCCAAGCAAAGCACATCAGTTAAAGCTGGAAGTAATTGTTAAGGCATTGAAATGGCTTGAGATGGACATGGATGTGGATGAG GTGGAGTGCATAATGTCCATTCTAATATATAAGAACCTTATGAAAGGGTACTTCGCTCACAAAAGTAAAGTAGTTGTTCTAAGCAAGCAAGATCCCTTCCCCAAATTAAATGGGAAGCCAGTCAATTCCTAG
- the LOC100255983 gene encoding uncharacterized protein LOC100255983 has protein sequence MGSDSLSILNATKATPIPVQEEDPPNQSTALLSFNTDSSSGPPQKPTTTIVFISLLLITCIALAAAGAFAFLFFSSPSSQTPSTAHIESTARPLSKLRHPVVILISSDGFRFGYQFKTATPNIGRLIANGTEAEHGLIPVFPTLTFPNHYSIVTGLYPAYHGIINNRFADPHTGEIFTMASHEPKWWLGEPLWETVVNHGLKAATYFWPGSEVKKGSWNCPLKFCRNYNGSVPFEERVDTVLGYFDLPSSEIPVFMTLYFEDPDHQGHQVGPDDPEITDAVARIDRMIGRLIQGLEKRGVFDDVTIIMVGDHGMVGTCDKKLIFLDDLAPWIEIPGDWVQSHTPLLAIRPPPGVSPSDVVAKMNEGLKSGKVDNGKNLRVFLKEELPSRLHYVASDRIPPIIGLVEEGFKVEQKRSKRQECGGAHGYDNAFFSMRTIFIGHGPEFARGQKIPSFENVQIYNLVTSILKIQGAPNNGTQSFPQSILLSSP, from the coding sequence ATGGGTTCGGATTCACTGTCCATCTTGAACGCGACGAAGGCGACGCCAATTCCAGTCCAAGAAGAAGACCCACCGAACCAATCCACTGCTCTGCTCTCCTTCAACACTGATTCTTCCTCTGGGCCTCCCCAGAAACCCACCACCACCATCGTCTTCATCTCCCTTCTCCTCATCACCTGCATTGCTCTAGCCGCCGCCGGCGCCTTCGCCTTTCTATTCTTCTCCTCCCCCAGTTCCCAGACCCCCTCCACCGCCCACATCGAGTCCACGGCACGGCCGTTATCCAAGCTCCGTCATCCGGTGGTTATTCTGATTTCGTCTGATGGGTTTCGATTCGGGTACCAGTTCAAGACCGCTACGCCCAACATCGGCCGTTTGATTGCGAACGGGACTGAGGCCGAGCACGGTCTGATTCCGGTGTTCCCGACTTTAACTTTCCCGAATCATTACTCGATTGTTACTGGTTTGTACCCGGCTTATCATGGAATAATCAACAATAGGTTTGCGGATCCGCACACTGGAGAGATCTTCACTATGGCGAGTCATGAGCCCAAGTGGTGGTTGGGTGAACCATTGTGGGAAACCGTGGTTAATCATGGGCTCAAGGCTGCTACCTATTTCTGGCCTGGTTCTGAGGTAAAGAAGGGTTCCTGGAATTGTCCTTTGAAATTCTGTAGGAATTATAATGGTTCAGTTCCATTTGAGGAACGGGTTGATACTGTTTTGGGGTATTTTGATCTTCCAAGTAGTGAAATTCCTGTTTTTATGACACTGTATTTTGAGGACCCGGATCATCAAGGTCACCAGGTTGGACCTGATGATCCTGAAATCACTGATGCGGTTGCTAGAATTGATAGGATGATTGGACGGTTGATTCAAGGTCTAGAAAAGAGAGGGGTGTTTGATGATGTTACTATAATTATGGTGGGTGACCATGGGATGGTTGGTACTTGTGATAAAAAGCTGATCTTTCTCGACGATTTGGCACCTTGGATCGAAATTCCAGGGGATTGGGTTCAGTCGCATACCCCTTTGCTTGCAATCCGCCCACCCCCTGGGGTCTCTCCATCAGATGTTGTTGCGAAGATGAATGAAGGATTGAAATCAGGAAAAGTAGACAATGGGAAGAATTTGAGGGTGTTTCTTAAGGAGGAGCTGCCTAGTCGGCTCCATTATGTGGCAAGTGATCGAATTCCTCCAATAATTGGATTGGTTGAAGAGGGGTTCAAGGTGGAGCAGAAGAGATCGAAGAGGCAAGAATGTGGAGGAGCACATGGATATGACAATGCATTTTTCTCAATGAGGACCATCTTCATTGGCCATGGTCCAGAGTTCGCCAGGGGGCAGAAAATCCCTTCTTTTGAGAATGTGCAGATATATAACTTGGTTACTTCAATTCTCAAAATACAGGGAGCTCCCAATAATGGGACACAATCCTTTCCACAGTCTATTCTTTTGTCTAGTCCCTAA